ttaaaggaaaaaaattaaaacgataaaaatactttgaagagtaaaaacaataaataatttcaaatcagATCATATCCGATCAagtcaattcaaatattaaaagattgtattagaattaaaaaattttaacacgattttaattagtaaaagaTTTCTGACAAAAAACCCGAACTGACATAATATAAATACGATTCGCTGACACAAATTGTCAATTCTACCTCTAGCTTAGCCCAACTAACTACATGAGTGATTTTAATTCGGAGGTCGAACAACTTGATCAAGTCTGCAGATGTATGCAAGGAAAATTTGGAGTGTGACTGTTGCATGTGATAGACTTCTAATGTTCTAagatttaaaccaaaccaattcATTTTGACACAGTGTTTAACACAATTCGAactgaattcaaaataaaacttcAACCCaacaactcaatttaaattcaactctcCAATCCTTCGACGAAAAAAGTATTATcccattaataatattattcttctaTTTGACAACCCTCCAAATACATTTTCAACTaactcaaacaaactcaaatttgaaccaactataataaattcaaattgaactcaagcAAACCTACATTTGGACTTAACTCAATCCAAATTCAACCTTAAGTTCCATGTGTTATGTAGTTTGTTGTCCACATTATAAtcatttaagaagaaaaagaagcacCAAGGAATCCGGGGATGATAACAATTCACATGAATAAATCACAATGGCCTGATAATACATCTAAGAAGTCAGAATCTCAAATCCAGGACAAGGGCTGAAAATTCAAAATCCCTATATTTAATGGCACACGATGTGGAGATACAAAGATACAGCTTCTCTAACATTACCAGTTGCTACTCATCTTATCAATTGTAtcttcattaaaatttgtaGCTACTTCTACGCAGATACAAAGGGAGAGGGAACTCTTACCAGTAACAGACCATTACAGGGAAACTGGCATTTATGAGAGACATGAGTATGCTAAAGCCTTCTCCTCAGACAGCTCTGCTGCTGTATCGTCTAACTTCTTCCTTGAGAACTCATCAATTTTAAGTCCTGGTTGAAGCATAACAACATAATATTAGAATAAAACACTTTATGCATGGCATCAAGACTCGGGGGGAAAAAAATATCTGATTGATTTCCAGTAGATACCATAGTTATTACTTAATAGTATTGTGGCATACATCATATGCATTGCATAAGACGATAGgataaaagtgaaaaaacaatatgtatcttagaatatataaaaaattggtgTCATATACTGTAAGTATTATTCGACACAATACATATCAATAATTTTACCGATATGGATCGATATAATTTTTAGAGAAATGATGATGTGataaacatttatttcaaaaattccAAAACTTTCAGGGTATTTGtgatatatattctaaaatgatgtgatattgtatcatatgatacatctttttaaaaataatattaataaaatagtaaaaaaaatctaattgtcATATcatctttttgaaaaatatcacaaactaataataattaaacaattaaaaaaatttaattgtcacatcattatcttcaaaaatatcacaaataccttttaaaatttaaaaaaattttcagataaacCCCTACCACATTATCACTTCTCTAGAAAGTGTATTGAtcgtattgataatatatattatatcatacaatacacCTACTGTATcgtataattttcaatataccTTAAGATATTCATCGTTTTTTACTTGTATATTATCGttgaatattaataactatagCTGAAATgacaatatgaaattattattattattatgtttaaaaaagaTGTATCCTGCAATTAGATATGCATTACATAAAATTAGGATAtcaatacataataaaatatgtgaTTCAACTACCATAGTAGATGGTAGAAAGAGAACTTCTACAAGCTGCTGAAAAAATctgaaacaaatcaaatttccaACTACACATTCCTAAAATTAGATATGAACATGTTTACTAATAACATTCAATTAACTGAGCTTGACGAATATTTATCATGTCAGTACCTTGAACAACTGTCCATTCTCCATTCTGACAGGTTACTGGGAAGGAGTAAATGAGTCCAGCTGGTACATTGTATAAACCATCAGAGTAAACCCCCATGGAGACCCAAGTGCCCTACAATTAcagaaaaatgaatttaagaaaaaaagagaaaccaattttatatatattatataaagagaaagactTGCAAACCTTGGGTGTTCCAAGGACCCAATCGCGAATGTGGTCACAAGCAGAGCTGGCAGCAGACAGGGCACTTGAGAGCTTTCTGGCTTTGATGATTGCAGCACCACGTTGCTGGACAGTGGTGATGAATTCTCCATTCAACCTTTAATCAAAGAATAAAAGTATGATAATGTccaacaaactcaaacttaataaCTCCACTgatcatttaaattaaagaaaaaataaattactactTGACTTGTATACCATGTATCGTCTTTGACAAGCCCACGGACAGGCTTTTCGCCAGATGGAGTCTTGACAGTTGCATGGTTAACATCAGGGTACTGAGTTGATGAATGGTTCCCCCAGATGATCACATTCTTGACATCAGATACCTGAACATTCAGTCTCTCAGAGATTTGACCCAATGCCCTGTTATGATCCAGTCTGGTCAAGCAAGTAATATTCTTCTCCGGGATAGAGGGTGCAAACTCCTTCAAAATCAATGCGTTGGTGTTTGCTGGATTTGCAACAACTAAAACCTGCCCAAACAAGAGGCCATCACCCAACCAGGAAAGGCTTAATCAGTCTATGCTTCAGGAATACACTTAACAATGAAGATTGCCCACAGGTCCACTCCGCATAAGTATAAAATCCCATTGTTtatcaagtaattttttaagaacTGTTTGAATTGTCTGGTGCATTTAAATTTTCCACCCGAATGGATAAGAGTGTGCACGGCCTAGATGATAGATTTGAACCTGATAAAAAGCAGGCAAAACTAAGTAGTCCAACTAACTCTTCATGGAGTATCATGTAGTTTCCAAGGCCTTCTTTAACATACCTATATAATGTTTCATTTGCATTGAAAATTATCTTTCACAATTTCTACAACAATCACAATTTTCCCGCTTTCTGTAACCATAGAAGAATACaagaatacatatttttaaccATTTTTCATGAATCCACCACCAAAAATTAATCAACTCCTCCTACGGATAAAATGCAACATGCCTATGAATTTTTCTGATATCAAGGTTGTCCAAAATCCAAGCTTTTCTATCCAATTTTATTACCTTGCAGTTTGCAGCAGCATGCTTTTCCAAAGCAGAGGCCTGTGCTTTGTAGATTG
Above is a genomic segment from Mangifera indica cultivar Alphonso chromosome 3, CATAS_Mindica_2.1, whole genome shotgun sequence containing:
- the LOC123212392 gene encoding malate dehydrogenase, coding for MAKEPVRVLVTGAAGQIGYAIVPMIARGVMLGTDQPVILHMLDIPPAAEALNGVKMELIDAAFPLLKGVVATTDVVEACTGVNIAIMVGGFPRKEGMERKDVMSKNVSIYKAQASALEKHAAANCKVLVVANPANTNALILKEFAPSIPEKNITCLTRLDHNRALGQISERLNVQVSDVKNVIIWGNHSSTQYPDVNHATVKTPSGEKPVRGLVKDDTWLNGEFITTVQQRGAAIIKARKLSSALSAASSACDHIRDWVLGTPKGTWVSMGVYSDGLYNVPAGLIYSFPVTCQNGEWTVVQGLKIDEFSRKKLDDTAAELSEEKALAYSCLS